The region TGCCAAGCACCTATATTTTGATGTCCATTTGGCTGGCGTTCAGATatgcataataatttttattggaaAGGTTGTGTTTGCTTCTAGTAAAGGCTCCAAATCCTCTGAGTGCTTTGCAGAATTACTCTCATCTTTTATTTGATGCTCTTCATTGTAACAGCATATGTTTTATGGATTTTCCACATGAGGAACACTGAAGGGAATGAGAAAATGTCTTTACTGAAACAGCATTAAAAAATACACTAAGAATTATGTTTGCTAACTGTAAAAGATGCACCTAAATAGTAAGGAAGAATCACTTTTTCTCATATTATATACTCCATCTGCATCACTGTGTTGCCTTTGATTTCATCAGTAAGATAACTTTTACTTCCAGTAGCTATTTTCACAACATTGCTTAGAAGGGAAGACCGTACTGTATTTACATGAATGGCATTTGTGTGTCTCATAGGTGGAAATTACAGCCGTAATTTATCATCGCTCTGTGTGGGTGAAGTTTGTGTGTTTCATGCTCAAATGTTTCCAGGGGAATGggataaagcaaaaataaaaaaaagagaaagagaaaaaaacagaatTGTTACTTATACAATGCAATAgaatcagaaaaaagaaaacctCAAGGGCAACATGTGATGAATTTAAGATTGCTATATAATTCAAGCTGGGTCATTGTATGTTCCAGGTTTATACCAGAAATTGTGTTTTGGGGATGTAAGTAATTACATGAAACCATCTTtactagtttttatttttcatctgcCACTTGAAAGGTTCTCGTGATAAGTTACAGGGGAATAACCAGGACAGCTTAAAGGCTTTTTTTTTAGTAAAGGAAAGAGACATAGAAGACTTTAGAGAGAGGTCATCAAAATGGGTCACTTTTGGAAAAGTAAGGAACAGATTGAAAAACAGCAATCAGCTTGAAGACAGAACAGTCTGAGACCTTGAATCTGTCTTCATCACTTTTCCATTTGAAGGGTCTTGACTTCAAACTCAAATAAATACTTCAAAATAAAGCTGACTTGATTGGTTTGGAatgattttgatgtttgaaacCACCATTGCTCTTGAGTTGACATTAAATCCCTGACATGATTAGAATTTGTCTGGGAACAAATTTGGACCatgtaaattattgtaaattaatAGTGAAATATGAATTTGTACAATGTTATAACACTTTCTTCTATTCCATCTTaatgtttgagcatcccaaccaacTAGAAACAGCAATGCTAGCTCAACCAATTGTGTGAGATTAAGGCAGGACTACCTATTTGTCAAACAAAGAGTGTTCGAGAAACCTGTTAATCCATTGAATGTAAATTATCCTATTGTGTCTTCTGCTAACTGCTAAAATGGTTAACTTGAAAAtactttatattataatattttttctttgaTAGTATGTCCTCGCTGTGGGAAGCTCTGTTTTCCATGCCATGTTCTACGGAGAGTTAGCCGAAGACAATGATGAGATCCGAATCCCTGATGTGGAACCCCCAGCCTTTCTGGCTATGCTGAAGTAAGACTTTTCTTCTGGCTGACCCTGTCCTCATCTGCATTTTAAAACCATTATCATCTTCCTTTTTATATACCAAAAAGCTTAATTGAATTTCTTAAATGTCCTCACTTGAGGTACTACtggttaatacattttcaaaaacacactGGTTTGACTTTAACCTGAAAAAAAAGCTGTATCTCAAGAATGACTAGAACTCAGGCATGTTCCATAAGTATTTTATAATCAGCTTTTAAAGTTTGAACACTGAACACAAGTGGCAATGCTAACTTAAATGTTGAATAAAACTCTACCTTAAACGAGTAGAAAATAAATGATGTAGTAAGCTTAACTTGTCCGCCTCTCTAAAGGGTTAGGACCATGACAGAAGTATCTGATAAATCTAAGTTCATGCTTTTCATCCCATCTAGAGAGACATTCTGTgttctccactctctctctcgcttgccTTGGCTCATCTCTCTCTCAAATATTCTTGTTCgttctctctccttctctttcctCTCACTTGCCATTGTCATAAAGTATAAActtgtaaatcatatttttttttgctttatactATATTGTTTCAGTTTGCAGAGCACCCCTATAGGACATTGCGTGCCTTTAGCTGTTTCCTTCTAAGTTACTGCTTGTAGACTGTTCTAGTCCAGAATATGTTACAGGAAATGTCAACAATCTCATGACAAGATGCTGAGAACATAAAATACAGCATGACTTGGCTCATATGAACAGGTTTTTATTGCCATAGAAAACAACCAATTAACAAACAGattttcaaatcgatacaatacagggaTCAAATTAAACTAGTATAACAACCAatcctttattttaagaaagggaacatttgtttacaaatctagttactcattccatatttatttctgCTATAAAAATGGCTGATGTCAACAACCTGTAATAATGCTTCCCCTTTCTCATTCCAATATCAATAACTTTATAGGTACATTTAGCTTTAGATTAGGGATATTAAGGGTTAAACTTAGAAagaattataataaatgtatctGTTGGGTTAGTTTGTGGTTGGTTTGTATGGAGTCAATTTCCGAGTTGGAAAATGTAGTGTAAGATGTGCTGTAGCTCTGCAAAACATATAATTGTATGAGCGGTGGCGCTCCCATGGACACAATCAAAGGTCACTATGCcaacaaaataatttatattcttCTCTAATATTTCCAGAATATTGTTTTTTgatattaaaactaatttaaaaatagAGTGGTTCCATTATAGTTTGAAGGCTTGCAATACTTTTTCTTTTACTTGTGTGGACCAAATATTCATAGCAAAATGCATTGTGTCTCATGCTGCTAGCACatcataaaatatttgtttctaGCTGTGCTAGTAATAGCAGGATACAGTGCACTCTAAAGTACTACATACTTTTTAAATTACTACCACAGATTGTGTACTGCACCGTTAACCCTGAATCTTTGTGTTTCTCAGGTACATTTACTGTGATGAAATTGACTTGAGTGCCGACACTGTGCTGGCGACATTATATGCAGCCAAGAAGTACATAGTACCGCACCTAGCTCGGGCCTGTGTCAACTTCTTGGAAACAAGTCTGAGTGCCAAGAACGCATGCATTCTCCTATCTCAGAGCTGTCTGTTTGAAGAGCCAGACCTAACCCAACGCTGCTGGGAAGTCATTGATGCTCAGGCTGAGTTGGCACTTAAATCTGAGGGCTTTTGTGACATTGACGCTCCGACCTTGGAGAGCATACTCAAGCGGGAGACTCTAAACGCCAAGGAGATTGTAGTGTTTGAAGCAGCACTGAGCTGGGCGGAGGCTGAATGTCAGCGTAAAGAGATGAACACAACTATTGACAACAAACGCAAAGTACTGGGCCAGGCTGTTTATCTAATCCGAATCCCCACTATGGGTCTTGATGATTTTGCCAATGGTGCGGCACAGACAGGAGTGCTGACACTAAATGAAACCAATGACATTTTCTTATGGTATACTGCGGCCAATAAGCCTGAGCTGCAGTTTGCAAGCCAACCTCGAAAGGGGCTGACGCCGC is a window of Xyrauchen texanus isolate HMW12.3.18 chromosome 24, RBS_HiC_50CHRs, whole genome shotgun sequence DNA encoding:
- the btbd3b gene encoding BTB/POZ domain-containing protein 3 isoform X2 → MSAEIFPTKKPASATTVQQYQQQNLNNNNTIQCCNWQGLYSTIRERNAVMFNNELMADVHFVVGQSGGTQRLPGHKYVLAVGSSVFHAMFYGELAEDNDEIRIPDVEPPAFLAMLKYIYCDEIDLSADTVLATLYAAKKYIVPHLARACVNFLETSLSAKNACILLSQSCLFEEPDLTQRCWEVIDAQAELALKSEGFCDIDAPTLESILKRETLNAKEIVVFEAALSWAEAECQRKEMNTTIDNKRKVLGQAVYLIRIPTMGLDDFANGAAQTGVLTLNETNDIFLWYTAANKPELQFASQPRKGLTPQKCHRFQSCAYRSNQWRYRGRCDSIQFAVDKRVFIAGFGLYGSSCGSAEYTAKVELKRQGVVLGTNLSKYFSDGSSNTFPVWFEYPVQIEPDTFYTASVVLDGNELSYFGQEGMTEVQCGKVTFQFQCSSDSTNGTGVQGGQIPELIFYA